In Xiphophorus maculatus strain JP 163 A chromosome 9, X_maculatus-5.0-male, whole genome shotgun sequence, the genomic window ATGAACTAAATTTCTACATTGAATGCCGCTTcacataaaataatgaaacttgttaattttatttagggctCAGTTTATTTGTTGGAAATTTGAACTGCAACAAAGATTTTGAAGAGATCAAAGATGGGCTGAGAAAGTTCTTCTCAAAAAACGACATCGAGGTCACTGACGTCCGGCTTGGAATGTCAAAGTAAGCAGCTATTTTGAGTCATGGTCTGCTGTGTACATTAAagatttgtgatttttgtggaaGGGGCATTATATTGTGTCAGATTAAACCTTTCACATTTAAACTTGGGCACATTGAAGATTTCAGTTCTGTGGCCTGAATGTTTTAGCAAAGACAACCGATTAAATGGAAGACATTCTCTTGTTTTGGACAGTGTTAAAAGTGACGTGTCTTTTACCTTGGTAGGAGATTTGGCTATGTAGACTTTGCAAATGAGGAAGATCTCAACAAAGCGCTGGAGCTCAACGGCAAGAAATTCATGGGTCAGGAGGTGAAGCTGGATAAAGCTCGCAGCAAAGAGAGTTCACAAGAGGGCAAGAAAGGTAATAATTGTACCTACTGAtaacaaatctgacctttattATGTGGGTTTTGTAGctatatttcttttttgggctgtttttttttctttcctgtttctaATAATACATGTTTTTCAGAGAGAGATGCCCGGACACTGTTTGTTAAAAACCTTCCTTACTCTGCAACAATCGATGACCTGAAAGAGCTGTTTGAAAGTGCGGTTGACGTTCGATTACCACAAGGCCAAACTGGTTCAAACAGAGGGTAAGCCATCGTTTTTCATGATTACTTCAActataataatgttttttttcttctttttaaaagaaaaaaaaaaagaaagtatctTGAGTTCTAAAATGTGACTGACTTAAAATCTTGGAAACAAAACATTCGTCTACATTTGTAGACAATGTTCAACACATATGTTCAACACGCAGTggtttgttgtattttacaCATATAAGGTGTATATTGTGAAGCAATATTATCACTACATATTTGGtctgcaaagtattttttttttcttttcacagcatTGCCTACATTGAGTTCAAAACTGAGGCTGAAGCAGAGAAGATGCTGGAGGAAGCACAGGGAGCTGAGCTGCAGGGGAGATCCATCATTGTTGACTATGTTGGAGACAAGAGCCAAAAAGGAGGAAGGCCATCTGgtaagctttaaaaaaatatcatgcCAGATTAAATGtgaccattttatttatggtgcAGCTTATTTGCaatatgcaaaatattaatattcaacAATGTAAAGGCAAATGTTCTTAACTGTATTAATCTGACCACTTTCCTCTTGTCGTGCAGCAGGTGGCGCTACTAGCAAAACATTGGTGGTGAATAATCTCTCCTTCAGTGCCACAGAGGACGTGCTGCAGTCCACTTTTGAGAAGGCCGTCTCTGTAAGGATTCCTCAAAGGGACGGTCGGCCTAAAGGGTAAGAACTTTACTGAACCTCCATGCTTGAAGAGCTTTTCTACAATAATAATTTGAGCAGACCTTCTCATGAGCTCCTGTTAATCTGATCTATGATTATGCATGGATTCGCACGAGAAGCAGAGGCAATGCACAGTCAGAACTGGCGTTGCCCTATTTTTATATGGGTATTGACAAGGTCTGCTGTGCTACAAGTCAatgcttttgtaattttcaaCATGGATAGTTATTGTAGTTGTCggtactttttgtttcttttcctttcacacTTGTGACAAATTTACCTTACCAaggtttggtttttgtttttagatttgctTTTGTAGAATTTGAAAACGCAGAGGATGCCAAGGAAGCTTTGGAAAACCTCAACCACACAGAAATAGAAGGTCGCTCAGTCCGACTGGAGTTCAGCCAGAACAGCGGTGGAAGAGATGGAGGTAGAGGAAACTCAGGTACATATGTAcacttcatttttatatttgtcttaacttttctttttcctctcgCACAATTGGCATGGCCAGATATGATGAAAACTTGATCTCCTGAAATTTCTTGAAGATTCTAAGATAGTCAAGTCCTGATCTGGTCGAGTGGGCTTAAGCTTCTTAGAACTGTTGTTTTTAAGGGCAAAATGATTAACactactttttctttctttcttctccaaGGTCCAACAAAAACTCTTTTTGTCAAGGGTCTTTCCGAAGACACAACAGATCAGACTCTTAAGGACTCCTTTGAGGGGTCTGTGGGAGCCAGAATAGTTACAGACAGAGACACCGGCGCATCAAAAGGGTACGTTTAATAGGAACAGACGTTCTCCACTATTGGATGCTTCTCGTGAGCACCTATCTGTCTAATAGTGACAGTGCAAGGATTCGCATGAGAAGCAGAGTGAAGTCACAGTTAAACAGACAGCTTTCTAGGTGGAAGTTGTCCATGTCTGATGTGAGACAGTTCTATTTTCTCTgattgaaatttaaaatgagtTCAAATGGTTTCTcacagcttttaaaatgtagcacaagttattgaatttgaatattGGGTTTTCTCcttgtttattaaaaactgaactCTAAAGTTGAACAAGTCTCATAGTCTATGGTTTTGTGACTATTTTATCAGTAACCCAAGGACTCTCTCAACAGTTTTGGTTTCGTGGACTTTGATAATGAGAGTGATTGCAAGGCAGCAAAGGAGGCCATGGAGGATGGTGAAATAGATGGCAGCAAAGTGACTCTGGACTACGCCAAGCCAAAGGGTGAAGGCGGCTTCCGTGGAGGCAGAGGTGGCGGCGgcggaggaggacgaggaggttTCCGTGGAGGCCGTGGTGGAGGATTCGGTGGATTCGGTGGGTTCGGTGGTCGCGGTGgcggcagaggaggaggaaggggtgGACGTGGCGGACGTGGAGGTTTTGGAGGTAATTTTTAGGAATATTTACCAAGGAGAGATTGCAAGGTGGTCATGTTGACTTCATACTTGGACTTTGAATTTATCTGCTTGATGAGGTTTCATTTTAATGATTCTTGCTCTcctgaaatgttaaaatgtttgctCTCTCCTCATTTTAGGTGGAAGAGGAGGCGGTGGATTTGGAGCAAAACCCCAGGGGAAGAAAATCAAGTTTGATGACTAAATCTTTGgtctattttttatgtttttcaatggACTCTGGCTTCATCAGTTTTCAGAGCCTTTGGACATTCCAGAAAATGTCATAGTAatatttaactgtaaagggGCATTTTAAGCCCTTTCTAGACCTCCCTCACCTACTCTACCCTCCTGTGCCAGAATGGTACTTCAGACCTTTTCAGCTTATGTGCTATGTGTGAGAACTGAATGTCCCAAATGCAGACCTGCACCTCTTTTCCTCCTAAGGTTTTTCAGAAGGAGTAAAATGGAATATCTGAAAACCAAGTTTGTTTAACAAAAAGCTTGTTTTGTCAGATATATTGTGtaaatttaaacagtttgtatgttttcattttacctttttgtaaaaaagaattTACACTTgtatccatttttattttgtcttagtTTTCATTAGTTAAGTTTTACTGTGAAATGATTTGTATTTTCATGGTTCGCCGAGTATCTGTCACGGTTCTATGATGGTGATAAGTAAGTCGCGGATCCAAGGGCACTGTGTAACAAAACGTGTATTGATTAATTTTTTCTCCATCTCAAAACTTGATGAAATAAAACCTCATAGGGCAGACTTTTTAATGTCGTCAGAATTAAATCTGTAGTCTGAAATTTAATCATACAACTGGGCAGTCATAAAATACCTTTACAGTTGGTTACAAAAGTTTTGATTCAGATGCCTCTTCAAATACTAATCAACAAATTTAGGGGGAGGATCctctaagaaaaaaacaacgtGTCTGTtcataaaatcttaaatatcaAAGGTTTATTTAGATGGGTTTCTCCAGAGTCTGATGTATGGAAGTTAATTAAATTTACAGGGTTGAACAAGTATcaaagaaaactacattttattctgttatCCATCATCTAAGTTGGTGTTTCCAAGTTCTTTTTTGCAGGAGCCAAAAAAGGTAAAGATCGGtcacaattttgttttaaaattacatcctTTTTTTATGTACCTTATATGCTAAACATGCGAGGttataataaaactaataattgTAGTAAAGgaatttgtaaatttttttgaaattgtttcatGTCACGTGACTTTAAGATGGGCATATACTTTCAATATATTTTGGACTAAAATGGAAAAGTATAAGTTTATGATTTCATGGGTCAGTGCTTTTCCATTTTTGGCTTAAATCCACAACTGttccatttaaataatttagaaagATTTGTCGTTTCTAGCTTGCTATCCTTAAGTGAATAATTCACTTAAGGATAGGAAAGTTAATTACTAATCGATTAActtgattaattttttatttacttcctcACATATTTGTCCACAATCTCCTTCCTTTCATACGTCTTTCCATGCACCCTTTTGTCCttgttttgtcctgtttttgtgtCCCTTCCTTAATGTCCATTTATATTTCCTTTCTTGAATTCCCTTTGTCTACATTTTATCTTTAAGACCTAATTGAGCTTTAGAAATATGTAGGAATCCTTATGGGTTATTAATGTTTTTGGCACAccccaatttattttaatttctaccTTGTAAGCACAACTGTTAGTGGAGGGTCACAGGTTTCCCTCACAATTTTGGAAAACTGCTGGAAAAGTTGGTAGAACAGTATACAACCTGTTTTTGAAATGGACCTCCTTAAAGATTTTGGTTCTTATGAGTTCAATTGAGTCAAAGGTTTCTATAAATTATACATTAGCTATGTTTTATGGGGGAGGGGTTTACCTGACTTGAGTCATCTAAAATTAATAGggtaaactaaaaaaaatgctcagTCATAAAACTGTATATTGGGAAGGCATGAGACAGCTAACagatgattatgaaaaaaaatgtttaataaaattatttttatatttcatttttgacattGGGAAGAAGTTGAGATTATAGTATAATACAAAAAGGgagcaaattattttcattaatgaAGAATTTAACTGCTTGCCATGGTGGTGCCAAGTTGCTGTTCAAACATGAAGCCGATTACCTGAAGCTGAGCACTTTTCTGTGCTTCTTCcatgatttatttatgaagccTGGCTGTATGTAATGCTCCAATCAATTTACAATAAAAGTGACTAAGAAATTAAAAGTAAGTTTAGATTTTAGATAAGCTTTCTGACCCCTCATGCTGAGCATCAGGATTTATTTATGCAGAAGTTCAATGCAAAAGGAGCTTTTAAGTATTTTCTGCTGCAAGTGGCTGATTATATTAACCAGGAGATGGTGCAAAAGAGTAAATAACCTTGTTTTAGgagacatccatccattttctgtacttGCCGTCTCCCTGTGCCTATTTCCAGCATTGAATAGATGAAGtctaaacagatttttttccattttatcacAGGAACAAACCTAAGAGCAAATTGAAGTGACTGATTTAATTAGATTGTATGTTTTGGCCTGTAGGTCTACACTGGAACATCTAAAGTACAACAAGTCAAGGCTCTGAGAAAACACTAACAACTTTGCCACTACTTCTAAATATTTACTATGTCAACCTCATCAAGGTGCTAGGGGgaaaatcaacaataaatccTGCATATATGTAGGTAGTAGTTGTCTAAATCATGAACAACTTGCAACACTAGTGTGTGATATCAAAGTTGTTATCTCAGTTGTATTAGTCCATAAGATTTGTTAATCTTTTGAATCAAATGTATGCTAAATTGTCGGcgcatatttttataaaacctgAGACATAGACTCTTGGTGTGCAGGTAGTTTATGTCTCATGACTTTAATAACCTTTCTACTTTTGAGGAAAAGTTGCATCAGCACTGGTGACTCCACCCCTACCTTCATGTTTCTAGGAAAAGAGGTTGACATTAGATGATTAGTGTTGACCCAGAGCTCTTGGCAAATCTGTCATGTCAGTAATACCACAGGACAGGGGACAGCTGCTGAAGTCAGTCACGCAGCTGAACAGGGATCTTTGTTGCTGAAGGTGCTTGGGCTGAGACCCTGATGATGGCACCAATGAATAACTCCATTTAGAGATCTGCTGCCTCCTCTGTATCACTGACAGAGGTCTACTATAACCTGTGTCCattcttttctgtttcaccTAGAGACTGTGTCCAGGTCAACACTTTAGTTACTTTCTCGCTTGCTTCTTTGctgtatttgaaataaattagaaagtTCTGTGATGATTCAAATGCATTTTAGCAAATTACTAAATAgtgcaaatgcaaaaatatttaaagtcccTGAAActtctcacattttgttacGTTATACTCTTGAACCTCTGCCCAAGCCTAAAGACTTATGCAACcctttaaagattttctttctaaatttttcTGTCCATCAACTCTGGCAAGATTTTGTTTCCCACTAAAGAAAAggattcccacagcatgatgatgttttttttccatgtttaacAGTGTTGTGGCTTTTCACAAACTCTAAACAGAATTTTTAATTGCTGTCGTCTAacaatgaattttatttgacCACTTGTCCACTAACCGGATATACTTTTACTACAGTTGGACCTGCTAGCTGAGCTGTGGTtttttgcagctcctccaccacTACCGTGGTCGTCCTGCTACTTCTCCGATTAAGGCTCAGCTTAACTTTGGGTGAACAGCATGTCGTGGTAGGTTTGCAGCTGTGCGCCATGCTCTTTCCATTTTCGGGTGAAGATGAAAAGAGTATGGTACAGTAATAAAGCTTTGAGTTATTCAAAGCTTGAAATAGGACCTAACCCTGCTTTAGCTTTATTATTGACTTGTCTGGTTAGTTGGTGTTCACAATGATGTTTGCTCACTAATGTTCTCAAACAAACCTTCAAAGAAGGTTCTGTGAAACCTTCACGGCTTCACAGAACTGCTATGTTTATACTGAGATTACATTCATAAGAACTCTATGTACTAATTAAgagacttctgaaggcaataaATTGTACATAGGGTTATCAGAttaaatggaacaaaaacatgcatgctGTACTATTCATGTTCTTATTGGTtaaaaagaaagttgaaaaCAATGTcggtctattacataaaatcctaataaatatAACAGTTTTAGTTCTAACTTAACAatagctgaaataaatgttgaatataGTGTGATGGTATCTAACAGATAATAATGGAAATAGAGAAGaacatccatttattttcaattttttgtaGTTAGTAGACATCTCATGGCTTCCTTAATTTGCTTCTGTCGTAATGGTGATCTCCAGGATAAACAATGATGTCCCTTGTTTAAAGCTCTGCCATTTGTGGTCCTCTAGAATGATGGAGATATATTGTGAAAGTTTGCATCCTCATCCAACTGTCTGTGCAATCAGACTGACATCAAAGGCTCCTGCTAATTAGTGCTGGCAAACACAAAGCTCTGGCCTGGATGCTGGTTGTGTACTTGCTGACACAGACAAACATCACCACTAGAGTGAGAAATTTTCACCAGAATATACAGCACATTCTGACAGCTGCTTGATAAATcaattctgtcatttttaatgatttcacTTAGCAGAGCAACTTTAGATAAATTAAAGCATGGTGCCCTCTTACACAGTAACCACCCTCTGTGACTGGTGTATGTTCAAGCATGAAGCTGTGACTTTCATCCCACTGCCTACTACTCTATGTTTTCTGTAACCAAATTCCACCCGCACCCCTTTAGCCCAatgcaaattcaaattcaaaccaCACTACTAAAGACATTCTTGcagatttatttactttttttctataattCAAGATTCTTGCAGTGCCTTAATAGAGACACAGTACATGATAGGCACACACTTTATACACACTTGGGTCTGATAAGCCACGCTGAAAAATCCTATAAAAGAGATAAATCAGCTCAGAGATTTGACTCTAGATCACTTTAACATGTCTATAAAACAAGAGATGGTCAAAGGAGATCAACTTTTAGCTACTGGTTAGGCAAGCGCACTCTCATGAAACACAATCTAAAGATGATCCCATTCCTGTATTCCTTCTTATGTACTTGCACTCGAAGGAGAAGGTATTTCTTTTGTTATGAAAATCAGCTTTGATGTTCATAAAAGACGTGTGTGTAAGTTTTGCTATGTAACCTAAACCTCACAGTGATACTGATCTCCTTTTATTAGGTGATATGATGTGAACTTGCACTGAGATTTCAGGAGCTGATAGACAAAGATAGCCAATGTGGGACATATTGATTGTTAAGACTGTGAAAAGGTTTATTTACAGATGACATCACATGTACAAACATTGTATGTGTGCATATAgaaatatatacacacacatgtgCGCATGTATCAATATTACATACATTTACATTACTTAGTCTTAATCACCACTCACTACAGCCCTGCCTCTTGGGGTTGTAATTACAGAAGTttacattattacatttaaataaattcaagaaCTCCCACATTTGCCCCCTTCTTTTACTGGGGGGGGGCAACAGGTGCCATACAATCGTACCAGCAACAGTTTGAAATTCACAGTGTTATTGTCACCTCCCTTTCATAAATTTATGTCAAGTATATCAGCACTTAAATCCACAGACTTAATGAGTGAAACAGgtataaagatgtttttttttaagttatatgTATCCAGTAGATGTCTAGATTAAATCAGACATGTTCCAAAGCAACAAGTGAAATGAATTAAGTTATCCAGGTGTTACtatagcatttttattatttctcaaagTGGCCAGTGATATTGAAAAATTATGCCTCAATATGATACACTGAAAAACCCCCATCTATAACACATGTTTGATTGATGTAACTAAAAATATGGTCTGACAACATAAATGTGTTGAATGACTCTTCACTAAATAATTTATTCGAGTTGTTCCTAAATCaaacatacaaatattttttttgaaagcCAATTAAAGCAAATTTAGTAGTTTATCCAGATTAACTGGTTTCTTTCAAAATTCTGCAATTTTGAAGTTTCAGAATCACACACATAATGTTAcacaatgtttaaatgttttgacttattttttaaaaatgtatttcagtatGATCTCcaaaatattgcatttattCAAAGTAAATCCAGCTATGTATATCCAATTTAGATATCATTTAGGGTAAATAACATAACAATTGAAAAAGTGGCCAATTTCAAAGcactgtttttgctttaaatcagGTACAACTAAAAACAACCTTGGCTCGCAGTACACTAACTTaagtaaacatatttatttgagtttaggtttgttaaataatttattctttcacatttcttaattttatgtttgtgtctgttttcatttaacaaGACTGATATAAGTATTAATCACAAAGTATGCCCGTATGGTGCGCTGTCTTTGTCCACAGAAGTTGGATTTTCTGAGTTCccagttggaaaaaaataagagtgCCTGCCCAAtataaatcataatttcaaCTCAAAAAAGTTGGAAGTAGCTGCATAATCCAGAGTTCTACAACAAATATAGCTGCAGTACATATACATGTATGTCAGGCTGCAAGTATAAAATCTATGAGCAACTCTTGATAGTTTGTCTCTCCTTACGCCACTCAGACCGCGTTTAAGGAGACACAAACAGATCACATAGTGCTGTAAAATCCATATCTCTAAACAAAttcctttattatttaaacacttttagTGGAGAGAAATGCATAGCTTTGTCTTACGCTGCCTATAGTTAGCACCAATCCACCTAATAATTTCTACCAGTTTTCCAACTTGCCACTAGAAAACACTCAAGTGTGATGAAATTTCCGTAACAAACGAAACGCACCACTacagataaaattaatttaatttcataaaattgtttttagtttagtttagttttttttcttttcaaagaaatattgtttgggttttatttgacCTGGTATAAATGAATCAAACAAAActctgaataaaaactaaatactttACATTAAACCAGGTTAGCTGTATTATAACATTTAACAACATAACTGTTTTGCCTTGAAAGAAAGTCCAAGTAGCTATATTTATTAATGCAAGTTAACaagctgttttgttgttttagtgcAGTTGTTTGTTCATCTGAAACTCCAGCATTTAGCTTCTATTACCCAAAAGGAGGCAGTTTAGAACATCAAGCTGCATGCTGGAGCAGAAGCAACCTTGATTTCAAATGAAACACTTCGGTCTTTTACTTATACATAATGCAGTTATACTTTTCTCTTGAACAAAGTTGCTTTAAAGCAAAGCTAAAACCCcatttgtttagagttgcctttgattattAAGTGGATGCAAATTAATTCTAGTCTGCACTGCAACTTTTTACTTCACTTTATTTTGCCGCAGTAACAtaaagcttcttttttctttgctcgtggcgttttgtttttgtcatgtaaagcacttcgaACTGtgtgttgttgctgaaatgtgctatgcaaataaacttgatttgaaCTGCTTTCTGATGTTGCAGCAaatacagtaaaacatgttttgatatTGCATAGTGTGTGCTTTGGAAACTTAATGCAGCTAAATTTATAAACTTAAGTTTATAATTAGTAATAGTCTAAAGAGAGGACAGTGGAAGAATTGTTGTTTGGACCACATAAAGGGTGAGGAGTAAGTCATCTATCATTGCTTGTGGCACAGTGAGACCATTTTTGAACATTTGCAGCAGAGCCTGCAGCTGCatattatcagaataaaaatgtgattgtgATAGATACTGTCTCTGAATTTGAACGCTAACAGAGTTGTCAGTACATACATATAAACCCACAATTTTTCATGAACCtttaaaaattgcaataatttaCTTGACAAATTAAAAACGCTCTTCGACTCTCTCCAAAGACTCATAAAGGAGAGTTTACTTGGAAGTTTGCTTTGTTGCTCGCTGCATTTGGCAGCATTTTCCTTTGGTGCTCTCTGTGGTAAAGTTCAGCTACGGGGTTTTGTCTTTAACTCTCCCGGAGCTATAGGAGTTCCACTTTCTTCGAGCAGTTCAGTTCACTGTTGACCAGATGCCACATGTGCATGAGGTCCGACGGGAGGAGCTTGTGCACTACTATCATGTTTTTGAAGAAACAGGGCTCTCGgttcattttactgtttttgtttttcactaagCCAAATGTCTTGAAGGCATTGTGTTTTACAGGCGTGACCTGCAGCACTTCCAGGCACATACCCAAGAATACATCGTCAATGGGGTAGATCTCAAGGGTCTCTGCTGCCCAGTGAAGCCTCCTTGCAAGCACCCCATGCATGAGAAACCCCCCACCTCCAGCATATGGAGGGTAGTAGGTTTTATTATAGAGAGCATGA contains:
- the ncl gene encoding nucleolin, encoding MVKLAKAATQAQKKKAPPPKQVEEEEDSSEEDSSEEEETPPAKVAKKATPAKATKAVKNGVTAKKAESDEDDDSEESSEEEAPPPKKTPAKTTPAKAKTPAKAAKAKESDDDEDDDDESEEEAPPPKKAAKAAAKPAKGPAKPVVKTQSAKESSDEEDSEEEAPPPKKATPAKPAAKAPAKAAAAEESSDDEDSEEEAPPPKKTPAAKQSAKPAAKAQPAEESSEEDDDEDDSEEEMDTTPAPAATKAKKAGMVKAKEESEEEEDDDEDDDEDDEDDEEEEEEAPVKPAKRKAEGKKETPPAKKVKSDGEGLSLFVGNLNCNKDFEEIKDGLRKFFSKNDIEVTDVRLGMSKRFGYVDFANEEDLNKALELNGKKFMGQEVKLDKARSKESSQEGKKERDARTLFVKNLPYSATIDDLKELFESAVDVRLPQGQTGSNRGIAYIEFKTEAEAEKMLEEAQGAELQGRSIIVDYVGDKSQKGGRPSAGGATSKTLVVNNLSFSATEDVLQSTFEKAVSVRIPQRDGRPKGFAFVEFENAEDAKEALENLNHTEIEGRSVRLEFSQNSGGRDGGRGNSGPTKTLFVKGLSEDTTDQTLKDSFEGSVGARIVTDRDTGASKGFGFVDFDNESDCKAAKEAMEDGEIDGSKVTLDYAKPKGEGGFRGGRGGGGGGGRGGFRGGRGGGFGGFGGFGGRGGGRGGGRGGRGGRGGFGGGRGGGGFGAKPQGKKIKFDD